From Gimesia panareensis, the proteins below share one genomic window:
- a CDS encoding PVC-type heme-binding CxxCH protein, translating to MFPAHCLQLPFRLRLLLACSVSLLPFANPRAGYSETPYTPAIAEASQEGEQAISGFRVPEGMRVSLFAAEPLLANPVAFCIDEQGRFYVAETYRQSKGVEDNRSHMDWLHDDLAAETVADRIAYFKKHLKENVKQYALEHDRIRLVEDRDHDGKADHASVFADGFNHIEEGTGAGVLARGGYVYYTCIPNVWRLKDTAGEGKATLREKLSSGYGVRVAFRGHDLHGLELGPDGRLYFSIGDRGYNIKTKEGKHLFRPDTGAVFRCNLDGTELEEFAYGLRNPQELAFDDYGNLFTGDNNSDSGDKARWVYVVEGGDSGWRMYYQYLSDRGPFNREKIWHPDHQGQPAYRVPPIVNLADGPSGLVHYPGVGLSDRYKGHFFLADFRGTPSRSGIRSFAVKPKGASFELTDSHEFIWQILATDVDFGYDGSLYVSDWVNGWNGLGKGRIYQFTDTKHAGEAKKVHSVELMKEGFSERSTEELAGLLAHPDQRIRMEAQFALVDRSALDALQNVALKSKDLFARLHAIWGIGQLGRKTSSAVAGIQGLLNDSDSEVRAQTAKVLGEAKWYDATPTLIKLLSDTNGRVQYFAAVALGHLQSQDAIPVLFEMLKQNNNVDPMLRHSAILALARIGAADQLIAAANNESPAVRLAAVVALRRLQRKEVGLFLQDADPLVVLEAARAINDAPITDAVSDLARVSITPQTSDPLLRRVMNANFRLGGAENAAVVAKIAADKNVPEALRLEAIAELNQWNEPEPLDRVLGRWQPIENRQPIELAEIVGPIVPDLFSSSEKIKEAGTGLAAKYGIKEAAPMLAQMVEDPKRPVEVRVASLNALDKLGYPEIAAIAKTAIADKHAALRVAGRNVLARHEPQAAIQPLEQAIENGNTSEKQGAIATLAEMQIPEATAILTRWMQRLVKQEVPAEIQLDLLKAAAQKKSPELDQLRDQFEAQRPQGDVLANYIESLSGGNAARGREIFYGRSDTSCRRCHKIRNNGGEVGPDLSGIGRDKDRRYLLEAIVAPNKAIAKGFETAVLALVDGKVVVGIIRNETDDTLEVMDAKGTLIRVPKEDIDERANGKSAMPDEIVKQLSKDDLRDLVEFLSQQKQKPKGPSDKHEG from the coding sequence TTGTTTCCTGCCCACTGTCTGCAATTACCGTTTCGTCTCCGCCTCCTGCTGGCCTGCTCGGTCAGTCTGCTCCCCTTTGCAAACCCCCGGGCCGGCTATAGCGAAACGCCTTACACCCCCGCCATCGCGGAAGCCTCCCAGGAAGGAGAGCAGGCCATTTCCGGTTTTCGCGTTCCCGAAGGAATGCGCGTCAGCCTGTTTGCCGCAGAGCCGCTGCTGGCCAACCCGGTCGCGTTCTGCATCGATGAACAGGGGCGATTCTACGTAGCAGAAACCTATCGGCAGTCCAAAGGGGTCGAAGACAACCGCAGCCACATGGACTGGCTGCACGACGACCTCGCTGCAGAAACCGTGGCAGATCGCATCGCTTATTTCAAGAAACACCTCAAGGAAAACGTCAAACAGTATGCCCTCGAACATGATCGGATCCGCCTGGTCGAAGACCGGGATCACGACGGAAAAGCCGACCATGCCAGCGTCTTCGCAGACGGCTTCAATCATATCGAAGAGGGAACTGGCGCCGGCGTCCTGGCCCGGGGCGGCTATGTCTATTACACCTGCATTCCCAATGTCTGGCGTCTCAAAGACACCGCCGGTGAAGGCAAAGCCACCCTGCGCGAAAAACTGAGCAGCGGTTATGGCGTCAGGGTCGCCTTCCGCGGACACGACCTGCACGGACTGGAACTCGGTCCCGACGGACGACTCTACTTCAGCATCGGTGACCGGGGTTACAACATCAAAACCAAAGAAGGCAAGCACCTCTTCCGCCCGGACACGGGAGCCGTCTTCCGCTGTAACCTGGACGGCACCGAACTCGAAGAATTTGCCTACGGACTCCGCAACCCACAGGAACTGGCCTTCGACGATTACGGCAACCTGTTCACCGGCGATAACAATTCCGACAGCGGCGACAAAGCCCGCTGGGTCTACGTGGTCGAAGGGGGAGATTCAGGCTGGCGGATGTATTACCAGTACCTGTCAGACCGTGGTCCCTTTAACCGCGAAAAAATCTGGCATCCGGACCATCAGGGACAACCTGCTTACAGAGTGCCCCCCATCGTCAATCTGGCCGACGGCCCTTCCGGTCTGGTTCACTATCCAGGCGTCGGACTGTCTGACCGCTACAAAGGCCACTTTTTCCTGGCCGACTTCCGGGGCACTCCCTCACGCAGCGGCATCCGTTCCTTCGCCGTCAAACCCAAAGGCGCTTCGTTTGAGCTGACCGATTCCCATGAATTCATCTGGCAGATTCTGGCGACCGACGTCGACTTCGGTTACGACGGCAGCCTGTATGTCTCGGACTGGGTCAATGGCTGGAACGGCCTGGGCAAAGGCCGCATCTATCAGTTCACCGACACAAAACACGCAGGGGAAGCGAAAAAAGTTCACTCCGTAGAATTGATGAAGGAAGGCTTCTCTGAACGTTCCACAGAGGAACTGGCCGGTCTGCTCGCACATCCGGATCAGCGGATCCGCATGGAAGCACAGTTCGCCCTCGTCGATCGAAGTGCGTTGGACGCCCTGCAAAACGTCGCCCTGAAATCGAAAGATCTCTTCGCCCGCCTGCACGCGATCTGGGGCATCGGTCAACTGGGCCGCAAAACCAGTTCCGCGGTGGCCGGCATTCAAGGCCTGCTCAACGATTCCGACAGTGAAGTCAGAGCCCAGACCGCGAAAGTGCTCGGCGAAGCAAAGTGGTACGATGCCACTCCCACCCTGATCAAGTTACTCTCTGATACCAACGGCCGAGTGCAATACTTCGCTGCGGTGGCCCTGGGGCACCTGCAGTCTCAAGATGCGATCCCGGTCCTGTTTGAAATGCTGAAACAGAATAACAATGTCGATCCCATGCTGCGTCACTCTGCCATTCTGGCCCTGGCCCGCATCGGTGCCGCCGACCAGTTGATTGCCGCCGCAAATAATGAATCACCGGCGGTCCGCCTGGCAGCGGTGGTCGCCCTGCGTCGTCTGCAGCGGAAAGAAGTCGGTTTGTTCCTGCAGGACGCCGATCCGCTGGTCGTTCTCGAAGCAGCCCGCGCCATCAACGATGCTCCGATTACGGACGCCGTCAGCGATCTGGCTCGTGTTTCCATTACTCCCCAGACCTCAGATCCCCTGCTCCGCCGCGTAATGAATGCCAACTTCCGACTCGGCGGTGCCGAAAATGCGGCGGTCGTGGCGAAAATTGCAGCCGACAAAAACGTCCCCGAAGCACTCCGCCTGGAAGCGATTGCAGAACTGAACCAGTGGAATGAACCGGAGCCTCTCGATCGCGTCCTCGGACGCTGGCAGCCCATCGAAAACCGTCAACCCATCGAACTGGCAGAGATCGTGGGCCCCATCGTTCCCGATCTGTTCAGCAGCTCTGAGAAGATCAAGGAAGCGGGCACCGGACTGGCTGCGAAATATGGCATCAAGGAAGCCGCCCCGATGCTGGCACAAATGGTCGAAGATCCAAAACGTCCCGTCGAAGTCCGGGTCGCTTCGCTGAATGCACTGGACAAACTCGGCTATCCCGAAATTGCTGCCATCGCCAAAACCGCGATCGCCGACAAACACGCAGCGCTGCGGGTCGCAGGCCGGAATGTGCTGGCCCGCCACGAACCCCAGGCCGCGATCCAGCCATTGGAACAGGCAATCGAAAACGGGAATACCTCAGAAAAACAGGGCGCCATCGCCACCCTGGCTGAAATGCAGATCCCGGAAGCAACCGCCATCCTGACCCGTTGGATGCAGCGGCTGGTGAAACAGGAAGTCCCCGCGGAAATTCAATTGGATCTGCTCAAAGCAGCCGCACAGAAAAAATCTCCCGAACTGGACCAGCTCCGCGATCAGTTCGAAGCCCAGCGTCCCCAGGGCGATGTCCTCGCGAATTATATCGAATCACTGTCCGGCGGTAACGCCGCCCGAGGCCGCGAGATCTTTTATGGCCGCAGCGATACTTCCTGCCGCCGCTGTCACAAAATCCGCAACAACGGCGGTGAAGTCGGACCGGACCTTTCCGGCATCGGCCGCGACAAGGACCGCCGCTATCTCCTGGAAGCGATCGTCGCTCCCAACAAAGCGATCGCCAAAGGATTCGAAACAGCAGTACTGGCCCTGGTGGACGGGAAGGTCGTCGTCGGCATCATTCGTAACGAGACCGACGACACCCTGGAGGTCATGGACGCCAAAGGGACTCTGATCCGGGTACCTAAAGAAGACATCGACGAACGGGCCAACGGGAAGTCGGCCATGCCCGATGAAATCGTCAAGCAGCTCAGCAAAGACGATCTGCGGGATCTGGTCGAATTTCTCTCGCAACAGAAACAGAAACCGAAGGGCCCTTCTGACAAGCACGAAGGTTAA
- a CDS encoding replication-associated recombination protein A, whose protein sequence is MGLFDQQESQHLEKAKPLAARMRPQSLEEFVGQQHFLGEGKLLRRILAADRIGSLIFYGSPGTGKTSLAELIARQSHRRFEALNAASAGIKEVRAALDRARDELASGGKQTILFIDELHHFSKVQQDVLLPDVESGVVALIGATTSNPFFSLVSALISRSQIFEFQALTADEIRTLMHRALQDEKRGLARYNIEVEAEALDFLIEVCDGDARRSLNALEIGVLSIHGQDRPFDLEVAQESIQKKAIQYDQDGDAHYDSASALIKSMRGSDPDAALYWLARMIEAGEDPRFLARRIVIAAAEDVGNADPMALLVANAAFAAVEKIGMPEGRILLSQAVTYIATAPKSNASYVAIDEALSDVRNKALLPVPVHLKDSHYRGASQLGHGEGYQYAHASEEGWVDQDYLGVEREYYRPVERGFEATIRKRLEVFKERREKKSGTDDNNRS, encoded by the coding sequence ATGGGCTTGTTCGACCAGCAGGAATCGCAGCACCTGGAAAAGGCGAAACCGCTGGCAGCCCGCATGCGTCCCCAGTCCCTGGAAGAATTTGTGGGACAGCAGCACTTCCTGGGCGAAGGCAAACTGCTGCGACGCATCCTCGCCGCGGACCGGATCGGCTCGCTGATCTTTTACGGTTCCCCCGGCACCGGCAAGACTTCACTGGCAGAACTGATTGCCCGGCAGTCCCATCGCCGCTTTGAAGCATTGAACGCGGCTTCCGCCGGCATCAAGGAAGTTCGCGCCGCCCTCGACCGGGCCCGCGATGAACTGGCCTCAGGTGGCAAGCAGACGATTCTGTTCATCGACGAGCTGCATCACTTCAGCAAAGTCCAGCAGGATGTGCTGCTCCCCGATGTCGAATCCGGCGTTGTCGCGCTGATCGGTGCCACAACCTCAAATCCTTTTTTCTCGCTCGTCTCGGCTCTCATCAGCCGCAGCCAGATCTTTGAATTCCAGGCTTTGACAGCGGATGAAATCCGCACGCTGATGCATCGGGCTCTGCAGGATGAAAAACGGGGCCTGGCTCGCTACAACATCGAAGTCGAAGCAGAAGCCCTCGATTTTCTGATCGAAGTCTGCGACGGGGATGCCCGCCGTTCCCTGAATGCGCTGGAGATTGGCGTCCTCTCAATCCACGGTCAAGATCGCCCCTTCGATCTGGAAGTCGCCCAGGAATCGATTCAGAAAAAAGCGATTCAATACGATCAGGACGGCGACGCGCACTACGACTCCGCTTCCGCACTCATCAAGAGCATGCGGGGCAGTGATCCGGATGCGGCGTTATATTGGCTGGCCCGCATGATTGAAGCCGGTGAAGACCCCCGCTTCCTGGCCCGCCGGATCGTGATTGCGGCTGCGGAGGACGTGGGAAATGCAGACCCGATGGCGCTCCTCGTGGCCAATGCCGCGTTTGCCGCCGTCGAGAAAATCGGCATGCCCGAGGGCCGGATCCTGCTCTCGCAGGCGGTCACGTATATCGCCACCGCGCCGAAATCGAACGCATCCTACGTCGCCATCGACGAAGCACTGTCCGATGTCCGCAACAAGGCCCTGCTGCCGGTCCCCGTGCATCTGAAAGACTCGCATTACCGCGGTGCCAGCCAGTTGGGTCACGGCGAGGGATACCAGTATGCCCACGCGTCAGAAGAGGGCTGGGTCGACCAGGACTACCTCGGTGTGGAACGCGAATACTATCGGCCCGTGGAGCGGGGTTTTGAAGCCACGATCCGCAAACGGCTGGAAGTCTTCAAAGAACGGCGCGAAAAAAAATCAGGAACGGATGATAACAACCGTTCCTGA
- a CDS encoding tRNA-queuosine alpha-mannosyltransferase domain-containing protein: MRILAINAYHGGSHRDFLQQWISHSCHEFTVLSLPPRHWKWRMQHAALTVAAEVAERFAEGARWDILFVTDMFDLTTFLGLVRAEIADLPRIVYFHENQWTYPVPADEPRDLTYGFINLKTAIAADALWFNSDFHRREFFQGSMEFLKRMPDYAPLELLEPLQRKSVVHSPGIQTVEQGNPERGPRPLQLLWVARWEYDKNPEQFCAAVSQLEAKGVDFRLSLLGQSTPEVPDCFLELQSDYANRIDHWGFLEQRSDYQQALQNADVVISTARHEFFGISILEAVAAGCLPVLPQRLSYPEIFAETPECFYDGSTEALVEKVMQFSQLLQTDRGAESLCERLKKICSRYHWESTAHMLDEGVTVCRRHQVVE, from the coding sequence ATGCGAATTCTGGCAATCAATGCGTATCATGGCGGGAGTCATCGCGATTTCCTGCAGCAATGGATTTCGCACAGTTGTCATGAATTTACCGTGCTCTCTCTGCCGCCCCGTCACTGGAAGTGGCGGATGCAGCATGCTGCCTTGACAGTCGCGGCAGAGGTCGCGGAGCGTTTTGCAGAAGGCGCACGCTGGGACATCCTGTTTGTCACAGACATGTTTGATCTGACGACGTTTCTGGGGCTGGTCCGTGCGGAAATTGCGGACCTGCCCCGCATCGTCTATTTCCATGAGAACCAGTGGACCTATCCGGTTCCCGCGGATGAGCCCCGGGATCTGACATACGGGTTTATCAACCTGAAAACCGCGATTGCAGCCGATGCACTCTGGTTCAATTCCGACTTTCATCGGCGGGAATTTTTTCAGGGTTCGATGGAATTCCTGAAACGGATGCCGGACTATGCGCCCCTGGAACTGCTCGAACCGTTGCAGCGGAAATCCGTCGTGCATTCACCGGGGATTCAGACTGTGGAGCAGGGGAACCCGGAGCGGGGACCTCGTCCGCTGCAGCTGTTGTGGGTGGCCCGCTGGGAATATGATAAAAACCCCGAACAGTTCTGTGCCGCGGTCTCTCAACTGGAAGCGAAGGGCGTTGACTTTCGTTTGAGTCTGTTGGGACAGTCGACACCGGAAGTGCCCGACTGTTTTCTCGAATTGCAGTCAGACTATGCCAACCGCATCGATCACTGGGGCTTTCTCGAACAGCGATCCGATTATCAGCAGGCGTTACAAAACGCAGACGTGGTGATCTCAACGGCCCGGCATGAGTTCTTCGGGATCTCGATCCTGGAAGCAGTGGCAGCAGGCTGCCTGCCGGTGCTGCCTCAACGCCTGTCTTATCCCGAGATTTTTGCGGAAACACCCGAGTGTTTCTACGACGGCTCGACCGAGGCACTGGTTGAGAAGGTCATGCAGTTCTCACAACTGTTGCAAACGGACCGGGGAGCGGAGTCGCTGTGCGAGCGGCTGAAAAAAATCTGCTCCCGTTATCACTGGGAGTCGACGGCACACATGCTGGATGAGGGAGTTACGGTGTGCCGTCGCCATCAGGTTGTCGAGTGA